From the genome of Polyangiaceae bacterium, one region includes:
- a CDS encoding NYN domain-containing protein, with the protein MRVCIFFDGKNFHSGWRDEAAGRRLTFPKLSKWLVERVGGSLLWGAYYYTGIEMGPAAVTEGQKKLAGFLDMLELQPGFFVKRFPRKTTMFQCAACGAENKYTQEKEVDTTMVADMLRLAAVGAFDVLVLVSGDSDHAPAIEGVRAIGRQAYVSTWGRAGLSARLRKAAFDHIDLMEGLSYFEDAEGASPPVPPGSEPRYAAEDLPPASPPMPSLLASPAPSLAAPAAPPKESSPSAFPAPFVATSAPMSEDDGVAVEHNHHENGDASAAMGVAPGAAVGSGMTFSYEPTEEEVYFIEELRAAERRLRNGYVGANYFVTRWQSSRLDPSPDARRRMLEHLVTTGLIEVYHALDGNAALRARWMNERSLTQ; encoded by the coding sequence ATGCGCGTATGTATTTTCTTCGATGGTAAGAACTTCCACTCGGGTTGGCGTGACGAGGCTGCTGGACGGCGTCTGACGTTTCCCAAACTTTCGAAGTGGCTCGTCGAACGGGTTGGCGGATCGCTCCTCTGGGGCGCCTATTACTATACAGGAATCGAGATGGGCCCCGCAGCCGTGACCGAGGGCCAGAAAAAACTCGCCGGTTTTCTCGACATGCTCGAGCTTCAGCCAGGGTTTTTCGTCAAGCGTTTTCCCCGCAAGACCACGATGTTCCAGTGCGCTGCGTGCGGTGCGGAAAACAAGTATACGCAGGAGAAAGAAGTCGATACCACAATGGTTGCGGACATGCTTCGTCTTGCAGCCGTTGGTGCTTTCGACGTGCTCGTCCTGGTTTCCGGCGATTCGGATCATGCACCTGCCATCGAAGGCGTTCGCGCCATCGGCCGGCAAGCGTATGTATCGACGTGGGGACGCGCTGGCCTTTCCGCTCGTCTCCGAAAAGCCGCGTTCGACCATATCGACCTCATGGAAGGTTTGTCGTACTTCGAGGATGCCGAAGGGGCGTCTCCGCCCGTCCCGCCCGGTTCCGAACCGCGGTATGCAGCGGAAGATTTGCCGCCCGCATCGCCTCCGATGCCGTCGCTGCTCGCTTCCCCCGCGCCGTCGCTGGCCGCTCCGGCCGCTCCGCCCAAAGAATCATCACCCTCGGCGTTTCCCGCTCCGTTTGTCGCGACGAGCGCTCCGATGTCCGAAGACGATGGTGTCGCAGTCGAGCACAATCATCATGAAAATGGCGACGCGTCCGCCGCGATGGGCGTTGCGCCGGGTGCTGCTGTGGGCTCGGGCATGACGTTTTCGTACGAACCAACCGAAGAAGAAGTTTACTTCATCGAAGAGTTGCGAGCTGCCGAACGCAGGCTTCGCAATGGGTACGTTGGGGCAAACTATTTCGTTACGCGTTGGCAATCGAGCCGCCTGGACCCGTCGCCCGATGCGCGCCGCCGCATGCTCGAACACCTCGTGACGACCGGTCTCATCGAAGTTTATCACGCGCTCGATGGCAACGCAGCCTTGCGCGCGCGCTGGATGAACGAACGCTCTCTGACGCAATAA